Part of the Cohnella candidum genome, TTGCGGAACTGCCCGCCGAGCTGCCCGACACGCAGTCCGCGGCGGAGGTTTTGGAAGCGATCGGCAGGCGCCGGGGCTGTTTGGCCGGAGGCGGACACGTCGATTACGAGAAAGCGGCGGGCGTCTTGCTGCGCGATCTTCGCTCCGGGAAGCTGGGGCGGCTGACGCTTGAGAAGCCGGGCGGCGGTTCGGCTGCTGCAGAATCGAAATAACGTCGAAAGAACGGAGAGGCTGAAAAGCCTCTTTTTTATTTTGATGAAAAGTTCTTCATGTTGGCGAAATTTTGGCCCTAGGGGGCTTGGCTGCCGGGCTGGAATGAAGGACAATGGAGGAATCGACAGGAAAGGGCGTTGCGGACATGGATGAAACGATTGATCGGCTTCAATTCGAAGCCCAGCTGTGGGCGCAAGGCTTGACGGCGGTCGCCGGCATCGACGAGGTGGGGCGGGGATGCCTCTTCGGCGACGTCGTGGCCGCAGCCGTCATTCTCCCCCGCGGGCTGGTGCTGGAAGGCATCAACGATTCCAAGCAGATCAGCGAGAAAAAAAGAGAAAAGCTTTACGAGGAAATCACGAAAGAAGCGGTCGCTTGGAACGTCTCCCGCGTCGAAGCCGCGGTCATCGACCGGATCAACATCCGGCAAGCGTCGAGGCTGGCGATGAAGCAAGCGGTCCTCGGGCTGGGCGTGACGCCCGAGCATTTGCTGATCGACGCGGAGTCGGTCGATTTGGAGCTGCCGCAGACGGCAATCGTCAAAGGGGACTTTTTGAGCCAGTCGATTGGAGCGGCCTCCATCCTGGCCAAGGTGACGCGCGACCGGCTTTGCGCGGAAGTGTGGGAGGCGCTGTATCCGGGTTACGGGATCGGCGGTCACAAGGGCTACGCGACGAAAGAGCACCGGGAAGCGCTGCTCCGGTTGGGGCCGACGCCCATGCACAGGCAAAGCTTCCTCGGTAACTTGTTCGCCGTACAGCAGGAGTTGTTTTAAGGCGATTCACGGCGGGAACCGCAAAATCCGATACATAGAGTAGAAGAATGGAAAGCGTGTATCGTCGGAAGGGAGGGGAGCGGCATGAGTATGAACATCGGGCCGATGATTCGCGCGTTGCTGGGCGATTCGGCGCCGTCCGAGGGCAAAACCCTGGAGCTCAGAATCGGGCAAATCGTCCGCGGCGTGCTGATGGAAATGCTGGACAACGGGGAAGCGTTGATGAACATCAACGGCGTTTCGGTCCGGGCCAAGCTCGAAGCCGAGCTGCCGGTCGGCAGGGGCACGTTGCTTCAGGTTCAGCCGAGCGGCAGCGGCGGGACGGTCATGCTCAAGCCGCTGCAGGAAACCTCCGACGCCATGCCCGACGAGGGTTTGAAAGACGTATTGAAATCGTTCGGCCTGCCGGATCAAAAATGGTCTTACGAGTTGGTCCGGGGACTGAAGCGGGACGGATATTCCGTGGACAAGGCGACGGGGGATTATTTTCTATCCGCCGCGGCGTTAAAGCCAGCTTCCGCGGATGCGGCCAGCTGGATGGCCGCGGCAGGCGTGGCGTTCCGCCGCGGCCTGGCGGCTACGGAAGAGACGATCGCTTCGTTGCGCCAATCGCTGTCCGGACGGCCGATTCATGAGGAACTGGCCTCGTTCGCTTCTTCGCTGAAAGAATGGCTGGGTTCCGAGGGCGCGAAATCCGACGGGATGACGGCGCTTGCGGCACGTCTTCAAGCACTGGTGGCGGAAGGGGACGATCTTCTTGCCGAGGGGGAAACCCAACTGCGAGGAGAAGGTTTGCCCATGTCGGCACAGGGCAAAGGAGATGCAGTCGGGAGTGACACTGCGCCGGTGAGCAACGGTCGGACGAGCTTCCATGCCCGTCCTGCGCCGTCTATTTCGGGGACTGCGGCGATGCCGGTTTCCATGGGGGAACATCCGGCTGCGGCTGGGTGGCCGGGGCTTGCTGCCGGCCAGGCTGGCGGCGCGTCCGCGCCGGCCTCGTCCCAAGCTGCACGGCCGCTTCAAGCGTCTGCCGCGCAAACGGTGCCCGTCGCGCCGGTAGTTGCCGAAGGTGCAGCAGACGCGGAAGACGCAGCCCCCGTCGCTAGGCCGCAGGCAGGCGCTTCGGAGCAGGGAGCATCTGCAGGAAACGCGAGTCAAGCTTCCACCAAGGGCGAGTCCGCATGGATCGGCCGCTTCCTGCAGTGGCTTGGCGCCGGCCATGAGCACCGCCTTGCGAACGCTGCAGAACCCCGGCTGCCGCTAGACCCATCGTTGACGCCGGATTCTCAAGCGCCGTCCGCGGAAGGACGGCCCCATGCGGCGGAAACCGCGAAGCATGCCGCGGATACGCTGAAAAGCGCCTTGCTGTCGCTCGTCGCGCATGACGAGACGCCGCCGGCGCTTCGCGACGCCGCCCAATCTCTGATTCACCAAATTTCCGGTCAGCAACTGTTGGTTTCTTCAGAGCGCCAGGTCAACCAGCCTTACAGCCTGGTGACGTTGTTCGTGCCGATGAAGGGACAAGACGGGGATACGACCGCCGCCGTCCACGTGCAAACCCGGCGCGGCCGCAAAGGCGAATGGGATACGGACAATTGCCGTCTCCTGTTCGATCTGAAAATGCGGAACCTCGGCGATACGGTCGTCGATGTGCAGGTGGTGGACCGGATCGTGTCGGTAAAGCTCATGAACGATTTTCCCGGGATGGCGGATCTCGTTGAGCAGGCAAAAGGCGAAGTAGGCGCTGCTTTAGGCGCCGCCGGTTTTCAATTGCTGTCGATGACCGCAAGGCCGCTCCCGACACCCATCGACGCTTCCGTTTCCCAGACGGGCGAGGGAGCCGCAAGGTCCGACAATCCGGCTGCTTCGGCGTACGCCGCCAAACCTTACAAAGGGGTGGATTTCCGAGCATGACGCCCGATTCCCGGAAACCGCCGGCGAGAACGGTCCCCAAAAAAGCGGTCGCGCTAAAGTACGAACCCGAGCGCAGGACGGCTCCGGTCGTAACCGCCAAAGGCCAAGGCGTGATGGCGGATCAGATTTTGCGTAAAGCCAAGGAAAGCGGCGTGCCCGTCCAAGAGGACGCTTCCCTGGTCGAGGTGCTGTCCAAGCTGGACCTGGAACAGGAAATCCCTCCGGAGCTGTATAAGCTCGTGGCGGAAATTCTCAGCTTCGTGTACCGAGCCGACAGAAAAGCGCGGCCGGGCGGCTGAAGCCGGTAAGCTACCCTGATCGAAGGAGCGTGCAGAATGCAGCGTCCATTGCGATCCAACCGAACGGCGTCGGGACGGGCGGCGGAAGACACCGCGGCGGCACATTTGCAAGGTACGGGCGTCTCCGTGATCGAGCGCAACTGGCGCTGCAAAACGGGCGAACTCGACCTCATCGCGAAGGAAGGCGACGTCCTCGTATTCGTGGAGGTTCGCTCCCGCACCGCGCCATCCCGCTACGGGACCGCCGTCGAAGCGGTCACCCCGCGCAAATGCCGGCAAGTACGAGAGACGGCCGGCGTCTACCTGAAAATGACCGGCGCCTACGGAAGCCCGGTTCGTTTCGATGTTATTGCCGTTACCTTCGCGGCAGACGGTTCGGTGGCCGAGCTTCGCCATATTCCCGGCGCGTTTTGAGATGAAGAATCATACTCCCGCCTACCCCTTATCCAGACAGCGAAATTGTATCGCCTCCGCGACATCCCCTTCTCCGATGGTATCCCGTCCCGCCAAATCCGCGATCGTGCGTGACATTTTCAAGATCCGGTCATGGGCACGGAAGCTGAGTCCCAGCCGGTCATACACATCCGACAACAGCCGCTCGCCGGAAGGCGTAAGCGCCGCGTATTTCTTCAACAATGGCCCCTGTAATTCACTGTTCCAAGAAATCCCGTGCCTTGTGTAACGGGCTCGTTGGCGTTCGTACGCCTCCATCACCATGGCGCGCGCCTGCTCCGTCGTGATAAGTGCCGGGTCGGCGGGTCTCGCAGATTGCCGAGGCAGTTCGACTTGCAGGTCGATTCGGTCCGACAAAGGCCCGGACATGCGCGACCGATATCGTTGAACCGCGGCTTCTGAACAAGTACAGGGACGATCGGTGGCCGAGTTCCCTCCATAAAATCCGCATGGGCACGGATTCATCGAGGCGGCAAGCATAAACCTGGCCGGAAACCGGCACACGGCCCTCGCCCGGCCGATCGTCACTTCGCGGTCCTCCAAGGGTTGGCGGAGCGACTCCAGGCAAATCCGCGAAAATTCGGGCATTTCGTCAAGGAAAAGCACCCCATGGTGCGCGAGCGTGACTTCGCCCGGCTTGGGCACCGGTCCGCCGCCGATCAAACCGGCGGAAGAGATGCTGTGATGAGGGGCGCGGAACGGCCGCTCCCGGATCAAACCGGTTCGCCTGTCGCCCAGTTTGCCGCAGACGCTGAATATCTTAGTAACCGCCAGCGCGTCTTCGTCCGTGAGCGGGGGAAGCAGGCCGGGCAGACGCCGGCAGAGCATCGTTTTGCCCGTACCGGGCGGCCCTACCAGCAAGATGTTGTGCATGCCCGCGGCTGCGATAATGAGCGCCCGTTTGGCTTGGGCATGTCCGACGATGTCGACAAGATCGGGCTCATCGTCTCGCCGAAATCGCACTTTCGACAAATCTTCTTTGCTCATGGTCACCGACGCCGTACTCGCGGCGGATGTCGGTCCATCGAGCCAGTCGCGGATTGAACCGATGCCTTCTACTTCAATGCCCTCGATCAAGCGCGCCTCCGCCACCGCGCCGAGAGGTACGACGACGCGCCGCATGCCGGCATTGCGCGCCCGTTCGGTCATCGGAAGGACGCCCGGCACGGCTCGTACATCCCCGTTCAGTGCCAGTTCCCCGATCAGCAAAGCGTCTTCAACCCGCGCCGGATCCAACTGTCCGCTTGCACACAAGATTCCCGCGGCGATGGCAAGGTCGAAAGAGCTTCCTTCCTTGCGCATGTCCGCCGGCGCCAAGTTGACGGTGATCCGGTCCATCGGGAACTTGAGGCCACCGTTCTGAACCGCCGCTCGCACCCGTTCGACGGACTCTCGAACCGCCGTATCGGCAAGTCCGACGACATTCACTTGGGGAAGCCCCGGGCGGATATCCACCTCCACCTCGATCAACCGGCCTTCGATGCCGAGCACGCTCGCTCCCGTCATTTTGACGTACATGACAAAAAACACCCTCCCCCTCAACGAGATCCGTTGGCGGAGAAAGGTGCTTCCTTAACCTTCCGCAATTTCATGCTGAGTCCAGTCTAATCCCAGTCTCCCCGAACTGTCAATCGACTGCGGTCAGACGGCCATTCCGACCATCTTTGGATGGAATTCTTCCCTTTGGAAATGCTACCTAGAGCTCCGCTCATCGATCGCAAAACGAGATGAAACCATTGCCAAATACAGCTAAAAAAATGATCAAAAAAAGAGGAAGACTTCTACAAAAAGTGATACAATGGGTAAGGTTTGTTACATAGCTTGACCCGTGACGAAGGGGCGACGAGCCGTTCGGACCTGCTCCGATCGTCACAGGAGATCGCGTGCAAACGGGAGGATGCAAGAGCCATGAACATTCATGAATATCAAGGCAAAGAAGTTCTGCGGCAATACGGCGTAGCCGTTCCCCGCGGCAAAGTGGCATTCACCGCGGACGAAGCCGTCGCGGCTGCCCAGGAACTCGGCAGCGCCGTTACGGTCGTGAAAGCCCAGATCCATGCCGGCGGACGCGGCAAAGCAGGCGGCGTCAAAATCGCCAAAAGCGTGGACGACGTCCGTAAATACGCGGAAGAGCTGCTCGGCAAAGTCCTGGTGACGCACCAGACAGGCCCTGAAGGCAAAGAAGTGAAGCGCCTGCTCATCGAAGAAGGCTGCGACATCAAAAAAGAATATTACGTCGGCGTCGTCGTCGACCGCGGCACGGGACGCGTCGTCATGATGGCATCCGAAGAAGGCGGCACGGAAATCGAAGAAGTCGCCGCTCATTCGCCGGAGAAAATCATCAAGGAAGTCATCGATCCGGTCACCGGATTGCTGCCGTTCCAAGCACGCCGTCTGGCATATGCCATCAACATCCCGAACGAGCTGATCAATAAGGCAGCCGGCTTCATGCTGAAGCTGTACAAAGCGTTCGAAGACAAAGACTGCTCCATCGCCGAAATCAACCCGCTCGTCGTGACGGGTTCCGGCGATGTCATGGCGCTCGACGCCAAGCTGAACTTCGATTCCAACGCGCTGTTCCGCCACAAGGACATCGTGGAGCTCCGCGACCTCGACGAAGAGGACGAAAAGGAAATCCAGGCTTCGAAATTCGACCTGAGCTACATCGCGCTCGAAGGCAACATCGGCTGCATGGTTAACGGCGCCGGCCTCGCGATGGCGACCATGGACATCATCAAATATTACGGCGGCGAGCCGGCCAACTTCCTGGACGTCGGCGGCGGCGCAACCAAAGAGAAAGTCACGGAAGCGTTCAAGATCATTCTGTCGGACGCGAACGTGAAAGGCATTTTCGTCAACATTTTCGGCGGCATCATGAAGTGCGACGTCATCGCCGAAGGCGTCGTGGCGGCTGCGCGCGAGCTCGGACTGGACAAACCGCTCGTCGTTCGCCTTGAAGGAACGAACGTCAAGCTGGGCAAAGAGATTTTGAACGGATCCGGCCTGAACATCGTGGCTGCGGATTCGATGGCCGACGGCGCGCAAAAAATCGTGTCGCTCGTGAAATGACTAGGGAGAACTGAACCGGGGAGTGTGAAAGCATGAGCATTTTGATCGACAAAAACACCAAGGTGATCACCCAAGGCATCACGGGCGCGACCGGTCTTTTCCACGCCAAGGGTGCACTGGACTACGGTACGCAGATGGTCGGTGGCACGACGCCGGGCAAAGGCGGCCAGAAGGTAGACATTACGCTCGAGAACGGCAGCACGGTTTCCCTGCCGATTTTCAATACCGTTAAGGAAGCGGTCGCGGCAACGGGCGCTACGGCCTCCGTTATCTACGTCGCTCCACCGTTCGCGGCTGACGCGATCATGGAAGCGGTCGACGCCGAGCTGGACCTGGCGATCTGCATCACCGAAGGCATTCCGGTTATGGACATGATTAAGGTCAAGCGTTACATGGAAGGCAAGAAAACGCGCCTGATCGGTCCGAACTGCCCTGGCGTCATCACGCCGGATGAAATCAAGATCGGCATCATGCCGGGCTACATCCACAAAAAGGGCCACGTCGGCGTCGTTTCCCGCTCGGGTACGCTGACGTACGAAGCGGTCCATCAGCTGACGACCAACGGCATCGGACAATCGTCCGCGGTCGGCATCGGCGGGGACCCGGTCAAAGGCTCCGAGTTCATCGACATCCTGAAGCTGTTCAATGAAGATCCGGACACCTACGCGGTCATCATGATCGGCGAGATCGGCGGTACGGCGGAAGAAGAAGCCGCCGAGTGGATCAAGGCGAACATGACGAAGCCGGTCGTCGGCTTCATCGGCGGCGCAACCGCGCCTCCAGGCAAACGCATGGGACATGCGGGCGCCATCATCTCCGGCGGCAAAGGCACGGCTGCCGAGAAGATCGCCAAACTGCAGGAGTGCGGCATCAAAGTCGCTCCGACGCCTTCCGAAATGGGATCGACGCTCATCTCCGTTCTCGAGGAGCGCGGCCTGCTGGAGAAGTGCAAAAGCGAATAAGCGTTTGAATGCGCGGCACGCCGCGCCATTCGACAAAGGATAGGCAAGCAGCCTTCCGAACCTCGAAAGAGGAGCGGAGGGCTGCTTTTTTTCGTCATCGGATTTCGGTTTTCGCGGAAGACCGACAAATTTTGCTAAGGAGTGGTCGACATGGAAATAAAAGTTATTTCACGTGAAACATTGGCTGCACTTCACGAGACCGACGGAATCGGCTGGATTACGATCCGCGACCTGCTGGCCGACCGGGAGAAACCTCCGATCCGGCCGGGCATGAGGGAGGGCGATCTTCGGGATTACGGCCTCAAGCCGAAGCAGGCTTCCGCTTTGGCGAAAAATCTCGACGCCGCACGCATGGAAGAGAGGCGCGCGAATTTCGAGCGTCAAGGCATTTCGTACGTGACATTGGCGGATCCGGATTATCCCGCGCGGCTGAGGCGGACGGAGGACCCGCCGCCGGTTCTGTACTACAAGGGGAATTCCGAAATGTTCGCAAGGCCGTCCATTGCCGTCGTCGG contains:
- a CDS encoding ribonuclease HII, whose amino-acid sequence is MDETIDRLQFEAQLWAQGLTAVAGIDEVGRGCLFGDVVAAAVILPRGLVLEGINDSKQISEKKREKLYEEITKEAVAWNVSRVEAAVIDRINIRQASRLAMKQAVLGLGVTPEHLLIDAESVDLELPQTAIVKGDFLSQSIGAASILAKVTRDRLCAEVWEALYPGYGIGGHKGYATKEHREALLRLGPTPMHRQSFLGNLFAVQQELF
- a CDS encoding EscU/YscU/HrcU family type III secretion system export apparatus switch protein; translation: MTPDSRKPPARTVPKKAVALKYEPERRTAPVVTAKGQGVMADQILRKAKESGVPVQEDASLVEVLSKLDLEQEIPPELYKLVAEILSFVYRADRKARPGG
- a CDS encoding YraN family protein; translation: MQRPLRSNRTASGRAAEDTAAAHLQGTGVSVIERNWRCKTGELDLIAKEGDVLVFVEVRSRTAPSRYGTAVEAVTPRKCRQVRETAGVYLKMTGAYGSPVRFDVIAVTFAADGSVAELRHIPGAF
- a CDS encoding YifB family Mg chelatase-like AAA ATPase; this encodes MYVKMTGASVLGIEGRLIEVEVDIRPGLPQVNVVGLADTAVRESVERVRAAVQNGGLKFPMDRITVNLAPADMRKEGSSFDLAIAAGILCASGQLDPARVEDALLIGELALNGDVRAVPGVLPMTERARNAGMRRVVVPLGAVAEARLIEGIEVEGIGSIRDWLDGPTSAASTASVTMSKEDLSKVRFRRDDEPDLVDIVGHAQAKRALIIAAAGMHNILLVGPPGTGKTMLCRRLPGLLPPLTDEDALAVTKIFSVCGKLGDRRTGLIRERPFRAPHHSISSAGLIGGGPVPKPGEVTLAHHGVLFLDEMPEFSRICLESLRQPLEDREVTIGRARAVCRFPARFMLAASMNPCPCGFYGGNSATDRPCTCSEAAVQRYRSRMSGPLSDRIDLQVELPRQSARPADPALITTEQARAMVMEAYERQRARYTRHGISWNSELQGPLLKKYAALTPSGERLLSDVYDRLGLSFRAHDRILKMSRTIADLAGRDTIGEGDVAEAIQFRCLDKG
- the sucC gene encoding ADP-forming succinate--CoA ligase subunit beta, with protein sequence MNIHEYQGKEVLRQYGVAVPRGKVAFTADEAVAAAQELGSAVTVVKAQIHAGGRGKAGGVKIAKSVDDVRKYAEELLGKVLVTHQTGPEGKEVKRLLIEEGCDIKKEYYVGVVVDRGTGRVVMMASEEGGTEIEEVAAHSPEKIIKEVIDPVTGLLPFQARRLAYAINIPNELINKAAGFMLKLYKAFEDKDCSIAEINPLVVTGSGDVMALDAKLNFDSNALFRHKDIVELRDLDEEDEKEIQASKFDLSYIALEGNIGCMVNGAGLAMATMDIIKYYGGEPANFLDVGGGATKEKVTEAFKIILSDANVKGIFVNIFGGIMKCDVIAEGVVAAARELGLDKPLVVRLEGTNVKLGKEILNGSGLNIVAADSMADGAQKIVSLVK
- the sucD gene encoding succinate--CoA ligase subunit alpha; this translates as MSILIDKNTKVITQGITGATGLFHAKGALDYGTQMVGGTTPGKGGQKVDITLENGSTVSLPIFNTVKEAVAATGATASVIYVAPPFAADAIMEAVDAELDLAICITEGIPVMDMIKVKRYMEGKKTRLIGPNCPGVITPDEIKIGIMPGYIHKKGHVGVVSRSGTLTYEAVHQLTTNGIGQSSAVGIGGDPVKGSEFIDILKLFNEDPDTYAVIMIGEIGGTAEEEAAEWIKANMTKPVVGFIGGATAPPGKRMGHAGAIISGGKGTAAEKIAKLQECGIKVAPTPSEMGSTLISVLEERGLLEKCKSE